One Streptomyces sp. ML-6 genomic region harbors:
- a CDS encoding helix-turn-helix transcriptional regulator — protein MAARPCELTPDRSARHLFGAKMRTHRELADMSLEALSNVVNISRSHLSRIETAESMPPPDLPPRLDAAFGTDGIFQELYRLASKEIHPDQFQRRMELEARARVIGEYSGQIVPGLLQTEDYARAQFRMANPWKSEDGIEELVTARLSRQSVFRSGPLMDYSAVLDETMLRRGFGGTAVMRAQLAHLVELTHTRVTMVQVLPFDLMGHALVGGSLMLMTLNDGARIAYEEGITTGTLTEDLESVVDHQRAYDLLRASALSPGDSAAFIRSVMEALPT, from the coding sequence ATGGCTGCACGTCCGTGCGAACTGACCCCCGACCGAAGCGCCCGGCACTTGTTCGGCGCGAAAATGCGCACTCACAGAGAGCTGGCAGACATGAGCCTTGAGGCGCTGTCCAACGTGGTGAACATCAGCCGCAGCCATCTGTCCCGCATCGAGACGGCAGAATCCATGCCACCTCCGGACCTGCCGCCCCGACTGGACGCCGCCTTCGGTACGGACGGGATCTTCCAGGAGCTGTACCGGCTTGCGAGCAAGGAGATCCACCCCGACCAGTTCCAACGCCGCATGGAACTTGAGGCGCGAGCACGAGTGATCGGGGAGTACAGCGGCCAGATCGTGCCGGGGCTCTTGCAGACGGAGGACTATGCACGGGCCCAGTTCAGAATGGCCAACCCCTGGAAATCGGAAGACGGGATCGAAGAGCTGGTCACCGCCCGTCTGAGCCGACAGTCGGTGTTCCGGTCCGGCCCCCTGATGGACTACTCAGCAGTACTGGACGAGACCATGCTCCGACGGGGCTTCGGCGGGACGGCCGTAATGCGGGCACAGCTCGCGCACCTCGTAGAACTGACGCATACCCGGGTGACCATGGTTCAGGTCCTCCCGTTCGACCTCATGGGACATGCGCTGGTCGGTGGCTCCCTCATGCTGATGACCTTGAACGACGGTGCCCGGATCGCCTACGAGGAAGGCATCACGACCGGCACGTTGACGGAAGATCTGGAGAGCGTCGTCGACCATCAGCGGGCATACGATCTGCTGAGGGCCTCTGCCCTGTCGCCGGGGGACTCGGCGGCGTTCATCCGGTCCGTAATGGAGGCACTTCCAACATGA
- a CDS encoding DUF397 domain-containing protein gives MSTAPAPSRTEWVKSSYSGNGGGNCVEWAPSHVDSGIVPVRDSKSPETPALVFEPSAWSSFVTALQHDEFRAL, from the coding sequence ATGAGTACCGCACCTGCCCCCTCCCGCACGGAGTGGGTCAAGTCGAGTTACAGCGGTAACGGCGGCGGCAACTGCGTCGAGTGGGCACCGTCCCACGTCGACTCGGGCATCGTCCCCGTTCGCGACAGCAAGTCCCCCGAGACCCCCGCGCTCGTCTTCGAACCGTCGGCGTGGTCGTCGTTCGTCACTGCCCTGCAGCACGATGAGTTCCGCGCCCTGTGA
- a CDS encoding NUDIX hydrolase → MTTAPDRGARSDASVIVARDTDGRVAILTSDFPQHGGAYVFLPGGRREGRETAEQCARRELREEAGVTAAAWRHLGSYAITLDSPARISLFLAEGLTCGPRQLMPGEADFKLMWWPMTHAIQAAAEGRFLLQGGPLALFLAQQVISS, encoded by the coding sequence ATGACCACAGCACCCGACCGGGGGGCACGGTCCGACGCCTCCGTCATCGTGGCCCGTGACACGGACGGCAGGGTCGCCATCCTGACCTCGGACTTTCCCCAGCACGGCGGCGCGTACGTGTTCCTGCCCGGGGGACGCCGGGAGGGCCGGGAGACGGCGGAACAGTGCGCACGGCGTGAGCTGCGCGAGGAAGCCGGTGTCACCGCCGCCGCCTGGCGCCACTTGGGCTCCTACGCCATCACCCTCGACTCCCCCGCCCGCATCAGTCTCTTCCTGGCCGAAGGACTCACCTGCGGCCCCCGGCAACTCATGCCCGGCGAAGCGGACTTCAAGCTGATGTGGTGGCCCATGACCCACGCGATCCAGGCCGCCGCCGAAGGACGTTTTCTCCTTCAGGGCGGCCCGCTGGCGCTGTTCCTGGCCCAGCAGGTCATCTCGTCCTGA
- a CDS encoding penicillin-binding transpeptidase domain-containing protein — protein sequence MRSGAKVALVGGIFAVVVGGVGYGAYNILDDLGGGGGSGAESRSASAEVKTGPVTEEEIGEASKKFLKAWASGDSAAASQLTNNAGEAGPVLAAYREVAHVTEAVITPGPAVGSKVPYTVKATVSFGGKSKPWSYASELTVVRGLTTGRPLVDWSPAVVHPDLTDGASLRTGEASTPAIEAVDHNGKVLTKEKYPSLGPILEALRKKYGEKAGGTAGIETWIENADGKTPDKTLLKLTKGKPGKLVTTLDAGIQAAAETAVKRYGQASVVAIRPSTGAIRAVANSPANGFNAALQGKQAPGSTMKIVTAAMLIEKGLASAGQPIECPKNAMYQGRTFHNLDGFDIPQGTLTTSFARSCNTAFIKLIDDTKDDAALAEEAREVFGIGLNWQTGVVTYDGSVPEATGGEAAAQYIGQGTVQMNALNVASITATARTGTFRQPVIVDRDLDGRVIATAARSLSPNVSRQLTEMMRQTAAWGTAKAAMATVGGDKGAKTGSAEVDNQETSDSWFTGFSNDLAAAAVVKAGGHGGDAAGPVVATVLRAGP from the coding sequence ATGCGCAGTGGAGCGAAGGTCGCCCTGGTCGGCGGAATATTCGCGGTCGTGGTCGGCGGGGTGGGGTACGGGGCGTACAACATCCTGGACGACCTGGGCGGGGGCGGTGGCAGCGGCGCGGAGAGCCGTTCCGCGTCCGCCGAGGTGAAGACGGGGCCGGTCACCGAGGAGGAGATCGGCGAGGCGTCGAAGAAGTTCCTGAAGGCGTGGGCGAGCGGCGACTCGGCCGCCGCGTCCCAGCTGACCAACAACGCGGGCGAGGCCGGACCGGTCCTCGCCGCCTACCGCGAGGTGGCCCACGTCACCGAGGCGGTGATCACGCCGGGCCCGGCGGTCGGCTCGAAGGTGCCGTACACGGTGAAGGCCACCGTGTCGTTCGGGGGGAAGTCCAAGCCCTGGTCGTACGCCTCCGAGCTGACCGTGGTGCGCGGCCTTACCACCGGCAGGCCGCTGGTGGACTGGTCCCCCGCGGTGGTCCACCCGGATCTGACGGACGGCGCTTCGCTGCGGACGGGCGAGGCGTCGACCCCGGCGATCGAGGCGGTCGACCACAACGGCAAGGTGCTCACCAAGGAGAAGTACCCCTCGCTGGGGCCGATCCTGGAGGCGCTGCGCAAGAAGTACGGCGAGAAGGCCGGCGGCACCGCGGGCATCGAGACCTGGATCGAGAACGCGGACGGGAAGACCCCCGACAAGACCCTGCTGAAGCTCACCAAGGGCAAGCCGGGGAAGCTGGTGACCACCCTGGACGCCGGGATCCAGGCGGCGGCCGAGACAGCGGTGAAGAGGTACGGCCAGGCGTCGGTGGTCGCGATCCGGCCGTCCACGGGTGCGATCCGCGCCGTCGCCAACAGCCCGGCCAACGGCTTCAACGCGGCGTTGCAGGGCAAGCAGGCGCCCGGTTCGACGATGAAGATCGTGACCGCCGCGATGCTGATCGAGAAGGGCCTCGCCTCGGCGGGCCAGCCGATCGAGTGCCCGAAGAACGCGATGTACCAGGGCCGCACCTTCCACAACCTGGACGGCTTCGACATCCCGCAGGGCACCCTGACGACCAGCTTCGCCCGGTCCTGCAACACGGCCTTCATCAAGCTGATCGACGACACGAAGGACGACGCGGCGCTCGCCGAGGAGGCCCGTGAGGTCTTCGGCATCGGCCTGAACTGGCAGACGGGCGTGGTGACTTACGACGGCAGCGTCCCCGAGGCGACCGGCGGCGAGGCGGCGGCCCAGTACATCGGCCAGGGCACGGTCCAGATGAACGCCCTCAACGTGGCGTCCATCACCGCCACCGCGCGGACCGGCACCTTCCGCCAGCCGGTCATCGTGGACCGGGACCTCGACGGCCGGGTGATCGCCACCGCCGCCAGGTCGCTGTCCCCGAACGTCTCCCGGCAGCTGACCGAGATGATGCGCCAGACGGCGGCCTGGGGCACCGCCAAGGCGGCGATGGCCACGGTCGGCGGCGACAAGGGCGCCAAGACGGGCTCGGCGGAGGTGGACAACCAGGAGACGTCCGACAGCTGGTTCACCGGCTTCAGCAACGACCTGGCCGCCGCCGCGGTCGTCAAGGCCGGTGGCCACGGCGGCGATGCGGCGGGCCCGGTGGTCGCGACGGTCCTGCGCGCCGGGCCCTGA
- a CDS encoding YbaK/EbsC family protein — protein MSAPDTTTDTTATPATAAAEARPRFAEALRELGLDVEIRTFPEATRTAAEAAAAIGCELSEIVKSLIFEADGVPVLVLMDGSSRVDVERVRVELGAGKVGRADAGLVRETTGYAIGGVPPFGHRTKTRVLADRGLLDHAVVWAAAGTPHTVFPLDPKTLIEHAGGTVVDVREQPK, from the coding sequence ATGAGCGCTCCCGACACCACCACCGACACCACCGCCACCCCTGCCACGGCCGCCGCCGAGGCCCGCCCCCGATTCGCCGAGGCCCTGCGGGAACTGGGTCTCGACGTCGAGATCCGCACGTTCCCCGAGGCCACCCGGACCGCCGCCGAGGCCGCCGCCGCGATCGGCTGCGAGCTCAGCGAGATCGTCAAGTCGCTGATCTTCGAGGCCGACGGCGTACCGGTACTGGTCCTGATGGACGGCTCCTCGCGCGTCGACGTGGAGCGCGTGCGCGTGGAGCTGGGCGCCGGGAAGGTCGGGCGGGCCGACGCCGGCCTGGTCCGGGAGACGACCGGTTACGCGATCGGGGGCGTGCCGCCCTTCGGCCACCGTACGAAAACCCGGGTGCTGGCCGACCGCGGACTGCTGGACCACGCCGTGGTGTGGGCGGCGGCGGGCACCCCGCACACGGTCTTCCCGCTCGACCCGAAGACGCTGATCGAGCACGCCGGCGGAACCGTGGTGGACGTGCGCGAACAGCCGAAGTGA
- a CDS encoding SDR family NAD(P)-dependent oxidoreductase: protein MTPPRPSRPSRPAHPATPAPSAAGPRFDGHAALITGAGRGIGAATARRLAAEGAQVLVTDLDGDRAERTAAAIRETGGTAEALPCDVGDRASVEAAVAHAVARFGRLDVLVNNAYSCSSDLPLFEDEPDEAWERDLDISLSGPYRCSRAALPHLIASGRGAIVNIGSVNGEQDFGNHGYSAAKAGLASLTRTLAGHAGPRGVRVNLVAPGTVRTDAWAGQDVALARVSRIYPLGRVGEPEDIASAVAFLASRDAAWITGTTLRVDGGLTATNYGFQHAISGE from the coding sequence ATGACTCCTCCTCGGCCTTCTCGGCCTTCTCGGCCTGCTCACCCCGCCACCCCTGCACCCTCCGCCGCAGGCCCCCGATTCGACGGGCACGCCGCGCTCATCACCGGAGCGGGCCGGGGCATCGGCGCCGCCACGGCCCGCCGACTGGCCGCCGAGGGCGCCCAGGTCCTGGTCACCGACCTGGACGGTGACCGCGCCGAACGCACCGCCGCGGCGATACGCGAGACGGGCGGCACCGCCGAGGCGCTGCCCTGCGACGTGGGCGACCGGGCGTCGGTCGAGGCCGCGGTGGCCCACGCCGTCGCCCGCTTCGGCCGGCTCGACGTGCTGGTGAACAACGCGTACTCCTGCTCCTCGGACCTCCCGCTCTTCGAGGACGAGCCGGACGAGGCGTGGGAACGCGACCTGGACATCTCGCTCTCCGGCCCGTACCGCTGCTCCCGCGCCGCGCTCCCGCACCTGATCGCCTCCGGCCGGGGCGCGATCGTCAACATCGGTTCGGTCAACGGCGAACAGGACTTCGGCAACCACGGCTACAGCGCGGCCAAGGCGGGCCTCGCCAGTCTGACCCGCACCCTCGCCGGGCACGCCGGGCCGCGCGGCGTGCGCGTCAACCTGGTCGCCCCCGGCACGGTCCGCACGGACGCCTGGGCGGGCCAGGACGTGGCGCTGGCCCGGGTCAGCCGCATCTACCCGCTCGGCCGGGTCGGCGAGCCGGAGGACATCGCCTCCGCCGTCGCCTTCCTCGCCTCCCGCGACGCGGCCTGGATCACGGGGACCACACTGCGGGTGGACGGTGGACTCACGGCCACGAACTACGGCTTCCAGCACGCGATTTCGGGGGAGTAG
- a CDS encoding serine hydrolase domain-containing protein, giving the protein MDVRGTVAAGFEPVRDAFVRNFEQRGERGAAVAVYRDGHKVVDLWAGTRDVDGAEPWAVDTVQIVRSAGKGIAAAVPLLLHQRGQVDLDAPVGTYWPEFKTAGKERVLVRHILSHRAGLPALDCPLTPSEAADGNSGPQAVAAQRPQWEPGTDHGYHAQTYSWLVGELVRRVTGRTIGRWIAEEIARPLGLDFWFGLPADEAHRVGRIGPVEPPTDGSGALRLRPKRSVTEAYRDPQSLTRRAFGAIDPLPDENDPGYRAAELPASNGISTARALARCYAAMIGPVDGHRLFAPATLTLARTEESAGPDRVLVVNTRFGLGYMLHGPAAPLLAPGSFGHPGRGGSLGFADPESGIALGYVTNGLQKGVTADPRAQALVRAVRSAL; this is encoded by the coding sequence GTGGACGTACGCGGCACGGTGGCGGCCGGATTCGAACCGGTCCGGGACGCGTTCGTCCGCAACTTCGAGCAGCGCGGCGAACGCGGCGCCGCCGTCGCCGTCTACCGGGACGGGCACAAGGTCGTCGACCTGTGGGCGGGCACGAGGGACGTGGACGGCGCCGAACCCTGGGCCGTCGACACCGTGCAGATCGTCCGCTCGGCGGGCAAGGGCATCGCCGCCGCCGTACCACTGCTGCTGCACCAGCGCGGCCAGGTCGACCTCGACGCCCCCGTCGGCACGTACTGGCCGGAGTTCAAGACGGCCGGCAAGGAACGCGTCCTGGTCCGGCACATCCTGTCCCACCGGGCCGGACTCCCCGCGCTCGACTGCCCGCTGACCCCCTCCGAGGCGGCCGACGGGAACTCCGGGCCGCAGGCCGTCGCCGCCCAGCGCCCCCAGTGGGAACCCGGCACCGACCACGGGTACCACGCCCAGACCTACAGCTGGCTCGTCGGCGAACTGGTGCGCCGGGTCACCGGCCGCACCATCGGCCGCTGGATCGCCGAGGAGATCGCCCGCCCCCTCGGCCTGGACTTCTGGTTCGGCCTCCCGGCCGACGAGGCGCACCGGGTGGGCCGGATCGGGCCCGTCGAACCGCCCACCGACGGGAGCGGCGCCCTGCGGCTGCGACCCAAGCGCTCCGTCACCGAGGCGTACCGCGACCCGCAGTCCCTCACCCGCCGCGCCTTCGGCGCCATCGACCCGCTGCCCGACGAGAACGACCCCGGCTACCGGGCGGCCGAACTCCCCGCCTCCAACGGCATTTCCACCGCCCGCGCCCTGGCCCGCTGCTACGCCGCGATGATCGGCCCGGTCGACGGCCACCGGCTGTTCGCCCCCGCCACCCTCACCCTGGCCCGCACCGAGGAGTCGGCGGGCCCGGACCGGGTCCTGGTCGTCAACACCCGTTTCGGCCTCGGCTACATGCTCCACGGCCCGGCGGCCCCGCTGCTGGCCCCCGGCTCCTTCGGCCACCCCGGCCGGGGCGGCTCCCTCGGCTTCGCCGACCCCGAATCCGGCATCGCACTGGGCTATGTGACGAACGGTCTGCAGAAAGGAGTCACCGCCGACCCCCGTGCCCAGGCCCTGGTCAGGGCAGTACGGTCGGCGCTATGA
- a CDS encoding SsgA family sporulation/cell division regulator, whose product MPPVIHEQTEAWLVNDTPDLPAVPVDLLYDADEDPRTVRVAFPGGIDWSFGRDLLERGLLSPAERDGFRVWPCGRTQLVVELHSEKGVEVVQFDSAPLVRFLHRTHDGTADDEGIGGRQPHDIPA is encoded by the coding sequence ATGCCCCCCGTGATTCATGAACAGACCGAGGCCTGGCTCGTCAACGACACCCCCGACCTTCCGGCGGTGCCGGTCGACCTGCTGTACGACGCCGACGAGGACCCCCGCACCGTCCGGGTCGCCTTCCCCGGCGGCATCGACTGGTCCTTCGGCCGCGACCTGCTGGAACGCGGCCTGCTCTCCCCCGCCGAGCGCGACGGCTTCCGGGTGTGGCCGTGCGGGCGGACCCAGCTGGTCGTGGAGCTCCACTCGGAGAAGGGAGTGGAGGTGGTGCAGTTCGACAGCGCACCGCTGGTCCGTTTCCTGCACCGCACCCATGACGGGACCGCCGACGACGAGGGCATCGGGGGACGGCAGCCGCACGACATCCCCGCGTGA
- a CDS encoding MMPL family transporter — protein MATFLYKLGRLAFRRRRYVALIWVALLALAGFGAASASTATSSSFSIPGTEAQRAFDLLEQRFPGASADGATARVVFKAPGDEKMTDPANKAEVNKVIGELKSGSDQIASVTDPYTAGAVSKNGSTAYVSVSYKVNSMELTDATRESLEDVGHAAQKSGLTVEIGGDALMVIPETGATEIIGVAVAAVVLVITFGSLVAAGLPLLTALIGVGIGVSTITALANVLDLGSTTSTLAMMIGLAVGIDYALFIVSRYRAELAEGREREEAAGRAVGTAGSAVVFAGLTVVIALVGLAVVNIPMLSKMGFAAAGTVVIAVLIALTLVPAMMGFAGKRVMGRKARKAAAEAPSGAEGKPNMGTRWARFVLRRPVGVLLVGVIGLGAIAVPAASLEMGLPDEGSQPTSTTQRRAYDLLSEGFGPGFNGPLMVVVDTAKSSDGKAAAKQVSDEISGIKGVVAVTPAQFNKAGDTAMITVIPKDRPSSVDTENVVHSIRDAGQDIKSDTGAEVLVTGSTAMNIDFSQKMNDALLPYLALVVGLAFLLLMLVFRSVLVPLKAALGFLLSVVAALGAVVAVFQWGWLGSLFGVEQTGPIMSMMPIFMVGVVFGLAMDYEVFLVTRMREAYVHGEKPGQAIVTGFRHGARVVTAAAVIMMAVFAGFIGSSEQMVKMIGFSLAIAVFFDAFVVRMAIVPAVLALLGRRAWWLPGWLDRILPNVDVEGEGLREQLGETPAAGRGPGGDAEGERELARV, from the coding sequence GTGGCCACATTCCTCTACAAACTCGGACGGCTCGCCTTCCGACGGCGCCGCTACGTCGCCCTGATCTGGGTGGCGCTGCTGGCGCTCGCCGGATTCGGCGCGGCCTCCGCGTCCACCGCCACCTCCAGCTCCTTCTCGATACCGGGCACGGAGGCGCAGCGCGCCTTCGACCTGCTGGAACAGCGCTTCCCCGGAGCCAGTGCCGACGGCGCGACCGCCCGGGTCGTCTTCAAGGCGCCCGGCGACGAGAAGATGACCGACCCGGCCAACAAGGCCGAGGTGAACAAGGTCATCGGCGAGCTGAAGTCCGGCTCGGACCAGATCGCCTCGGTCACCGACCCGTACACCGCCGGTGCCGTCAGCAAGAACGGGTCCACGGCGTACGTCTCGGTGTCCTACAAGGTCAACTCGATGGAGCTGACCGACGCGACCCGGGAGTCCCTGGAGGACGTGGGCCACGCGGCGCAGAAGAGCGGGCTGACCGTCGAGATCGGCGGTGACGCGCTCATGGTGATCCCCGAGACCGGGGCCACCGAGATCATCGGCGTCGCGGTCGCCGCGGTGGTGCTGGTCATCACCTTCGGCTCGCTGGTCGCCGCCGGACTGCCGCTGCTCACCGCCCTGATCGGCGTCGGCATCGGCGTCTCGACGATCACGGCGCTGGCGAACGTGCTCGACCTCGGCTCCACCACCTCCACCCTCGCGATGATGATCGGCCTCGCGGTCGGCATCGACTACGCGCTGTTCATCGTCTCCCGCTACCGCGCCGAGCTGGCCGAGGGCCGCGAGCGCGAGGAGGCGGCCGGGCGGGCCGTCGGCACGGCCGGGTCCGCGGTGGTCTTCGCCGGTCTCACCGTCGTCATCGCGCTGGTCGGCCTCGCCGTCGTGAACATCCCGATGCTGTCGAAGATGGGCTTCGCCGCGGCCGGCACGGTCGTGATCGCGGTCCTCATCGCGCTCACCCTGGTCCCGGCGATGATGGGCTTCGCGGGCAAGCGGGTCATGGGCCGCAAGGCGCGCAAGGCCGCTGCCGAGGCCCCGTCCGGGGCCGAGGGCAAGCCGAACATGGGCACCCGTTGGGCGCGGTTCGTGCTGCGCAGGCCGGTGGGGGTGCTGCTGGTCGGCGTCATCGGCCTCGGCGCGATCGCCGTCCCGGCCGCCTCCCTGGAGATGGGCCTGCCCGACGAGGGCTCCCAGCCCACCAGCACCACCCAGCGGCGCGCCTACGACCTGCTCTCGGAAGGCTTCGGCCCCGGCTTCAACGGGCCGCTGATGGTGGTCGTCGACACCGCGAAGAGCTCCGACGGCAAGGCTGCGGCCAAGCAGGTCTCCGACGAGATCTCCGGCATCAAGGGCGTCGTCGCCGTCACCCCGGCCCAGTTCAACAAGGCCGGCGACACCGCGATGATCACCGTCATCCCGAAGGACCGGCCCAGCTCCGTCGACACGGAGAACGTCGTCCACTCGATCCGTGACGCGGGCCAGGACATCAAGTCCGACACCGGCGCGGAGGTCCTGGTCACCGGCTCCACGGCGATGAACATCGACTTCTCGCAGAAGATGAACGACGCGCTGCTGCCGTACCTGGCGCTCGTCGTCGGCCTCGCCTTCCTGCTCCTGATGCTGGTCTTCCGCTCGGTGCTGGTGCCGCTGAAGGCGGCCCTGGGCTTCCTGCTCTCGGTCGTCGCGGCCCTGGGCGCGGTCGTCGCGGTCTTCCAGTGGGGCTGGCTCGGCTCGCTCTTCGGCGTGGAGCAGACCGGCCCGATCATGTCGATGATGCCGATCTTCATGGTGGGCGTGGTCTTCGGCCTGGCCATGGACTACGAGGTCTTCCTCGTGACCCGGATGCGCGAGGCGTACGTCCACGGCGAGAAGCCCGGCCAGGCGATCGTCACCGGCTTCCGGCACGGCGCCCGGGTGGTGACGGCCGCGGCCGTGATCATGATGGCGGTCTTCGCCGGCTTCATCGGCTCCAGCGAGCAGATGGTCAAGATGATCGGCTTCTCGCTCGCCATCGCCGTCTTCTTCGACGCGTTCGTGGTCCGGATGGCGATCGTGCCCGCGGTCCTCGCCCTGCTGGGCAGGCGCGCCTGGTGGCTGCCGGGCTGGCTGGACCGGATCCTGCCGAACGTGGACGTGGAGGGCGAGGGGCTGCGCGAGCAGCTCGGCGAGACGCCCGCGGCGGGCCGCGGTCCCGGCGGCGACGCCGAGGGCGAGCGCGAGCTGGCCCGGGTCTGA
- a CDS encoding TetR/AcrR family transcriptional regulator: MARTRLTPEREDEMYAAVLDLLREVGYDALTMDAVAARTRSSKATLYRQWGSKPELVAKALRSNKPVSLDEIDTGSLRGDFHAMLGRADDCQMEKDSALIRGLSQAVHDNPDLREALRELLIEPEMNGLDQLLRRAVDRGEVRPDSPALKYLPHMLIGAFAARQLVDDRSVDQAFLLDYVDSVVLPALGV, encoded by the coding sequence ATGGCACGCACCAGACTCACGCCCGAGCGCGAGGACGAGATGTACGCCGCCGTGCTCGACCTGCTCCGCGAGGTCGGTTACGACGCCCTGACCATGGACGCCGTCGCCGCCCGTACCCGTTCCAGCAAGGCCACCCTCTACCGTCAGTGGGGGAGCAAGCCCGAGCTGGTCGCCAAGGCTCTGCGGAGCAACAAACCGGTGTCCCTCGACGAGATCGACACCGGTTCGCTGCGCGGAGACTTCCACGCCATGCTGGGCCGTGCCGACGACTGTCAGATGGAGAAGGACTCCGCGTTGATACGGGGTCTGAGCCAAGCCGTCCACGACAACCCCGATCTGCGCGAGGCCCTGCGCGAGCTGCTGATCGAGCCGGAGATGAACGGCCTCGACCAACTGCTGCGCCGAGCCGTGGACCGGGGCGAGGTGCGGCCGGACAGTCCGGCGCTGAAATACCTCCCGCACATGCTGATCGGCGCCTTCGCCGCCCGGCAACTGGTCGACGACCGCTCCGTCGACCAGGCGTTCCTGCTCGATTACGTCGACTCCGTGGTTCTCCCCGCTCTCGGAGTCTGA